aaccgaactaaccgaagcCGAACTTCGTCGGTACCGATTTTTTGGAAGAACCGATCGGTACCGACTTTCCTGGGAACCGAAAAACCGAGGAACCGAGGATTCGGTTCGGTAGTACCGAATGCCCAGGGCTATCAGTGACCTTTGAACTTGTCAAAGAATACCAGTCACATCCATGAACTTTGAAAACATAATTATGGATCTCTACAATTAATTGTTAAATAGTGCACTAAACTTGTAAAATCATGCACTACAGGTCCATTTTCGAACATAGTGATCACTCGGTGGATGTTAACTGTCTTGGACTTAAGCTTGACATTGGAGCTAGCTTAATATTATAGATGCAAtagtctactccctccgtcccaaaaagagtGTAGGTATAGGGTTCGTTCTGagcaaactttcttaagtttgattaggtttataaaaaaaatactaacaaCATTTACATTTCCAAATAAGTTTGTTATGAAATATATTCAACGATTTATCTAGTGATATTAATTGTGcattataaatatatatatatatatatatatatatatatatatatatatatatatatatatatatatatatatatatatatatatatatataaccaaaGTTGAAAGAGTTTGACTTCTCGAGAAGCAAAAATGACACTCTTTTAGGCACGAACAGAGTAATAGGTTGAAAAAAGAGCCTGCATGCCTGGTTCATTGAACCAGGTTCATGTAGCCTGACCCTCCCTCCGAGCTAACAGAGAACCAGGGTATAATATTTGTAAAGCCTTCATTTTACAATTTTCAACTATGTACTAATCCTTGTTTGGATCCCTAGCTAATAGATCAGCTAATGCCTTACTCCCTCTATCtagaaaagaatgtaattctagcATATTACCAAGTCAAactatctcaagtttgaccaacttTATACAAACATTTATTAGTATAATCATATTtgtcatggaatatattttcatactttacctatttggtatcataaatattatattGGTActctttttctataaacttgataaaatttgagatagtttggcTAAGAGCACAACTAGATATAATTGCATTTCTAGCTAGAAATGAGTTGTTAGCTGGTCTGCTCCATAGCTAACACAACCCTAGAACCCTAACAAACTAAAAGCAGTGAAGTGAACACACATGCATGAGCCTAATCCTAAACCCTAACAAACTAACAGTAGTGAAGCGAACACATCTGATAAACCTTAAAAACCTAACCCTACCACAGGGGGAAATAGGCTAACCTTCTTCTTTCTTGAGCACATAGCCACGGCGCACTGTTCACCACCTTTCGTCGCCGGCCTTTTGACTCGCTTCGCAGAGCTCAAAAGGACCCTTGTTGGCGGACGGCACTGGATCCTTCGTGCTGGCGCCTTTGCCTGGGCGGGTGGAAAAAATTACATGAGTGACGGGCTCATTCAACCGGCCATGCGCCCCTACGGTCGATGGTTGACACGTGGCGAGAGGGAAAAAATCGAGCGGTCACAGAAGGATGTCTCGTATCAGCGCTCACGCACGGCTGGCTCCGTCTCGTCAATGGTTCCGTCTCTTATCTCGCGGCTCCATCGCCCATGCGTCAATCACCCCCTCCCGTGACCGCTTGATTTTTTCCTTGCCACGCGTAAACCATTGACCGTAGGGGCGCATGGCCGGCTGTATGCACCCATCGCCCATGCAATTTTTTTTCTCGATGGGCGGTGGTCGACGCTGCCTTGCCTTTGCCCTGACTGGCGGGGCTCGACAACGCCATGCCTTTGCCACGCCTCATGGCGGTCGATGACCCCTTGCCTTAGACCCACCCTGCGGTGGTCCCATCACTCTACAACGCGAGGCGCATGACGAAGGGCTTTACCTCTTCGTCAGAGTCAAGTAGGTAAATGAGGTCGCCGTGCACCTGGATCCAACCCCTCCGCTGCCACCGCCGCTTGAGGGGGCGAATTGGCCGCGCTCATTGCACAGTTGGGTGTTGGCGTTGAAGCCATGCTTGCCGCTTGGCATTGACACACACGCTGCCAGGTACGGAGGCGATAGGGTTTGGGAGAGGGGAGGCGATGGGGTTTGAGAGAGGAGGCGATGCGGTTTGGGAGAGGAGGAGGTGAAATGAGCGAGGAGGGGCAATATACATTTATTTCTACTAGATccgccgcctctacaaatggttTCTTTAGAGGTGGATGGTGTCACTAGCCGTCTCTAAAAATGATTCTTTTTGTAGAGACGGCTGACTTTGGAGCCGCATCTGAAGATTCATCTCTGGAGGCGGCTTGGTTCACCGGGCTCTATAGATGTGGCTCCTGATTGAGCCACCTCTGCTCGAAAATGGTCCCGTTGCTTAAActcatttatgtagtagtgtcCTAGGCGTCGCAGTTTTTGCTCTCCTATATACACGGATAAAACACCCGACAGTGGTTGCCACCTATATTGTAGTAGAGTGCAAAAAAGGGCCGGGTGTTTTTTTAGTACCTGTGTATGGTGTATATATAGATATACTTGATAAATATATATGTGGATGGTAATCATCATCTTAGTAGGCgactatatataataataataataagtagAATCATACTGAAAGGAAATAGATGTCCAAGCAAAGCAATGGAGCATATGCATGCATCCGTGAGGTGAGAAGCTTGCAGACATGTGGTCACCGACAAGGTTGTATTAATAAGTAAACCCGTTAGATTAGAAGAGATGAGCACGTACACATAGACACAAGCGGACGGTAATATTTAAGGGAGATGGTGGCCTGCCCtgcctagcagtagcagtagcatcCCCCATTTTTGCTCATCCATGTATCAATCAGCTCTTAACTAGTACTGTAGAGAGACAGCCAGATGGATGGAGACAGGCTCCGGCCGGCTCGGACATATATAAATAGAAGAGATACACAAGTTCGTCGTTGCGATCATCCCGGCCGGCCCCGGCCCCTGCAGTTGTGAAGGAGAGGATCATATATTATATATTCGTCGTCCATCGACTGGGTGGGTCGTTGGAAGAAGAAGATAGATCGTCGTCATTGGTAAGATCGATGTACGGCGGAGGCAGCAGCAGCCGCTGCAGTTCCACCAGCACCAGTTGGGACGGCGACGTGAAGCAGAAGCAGCAGCGGCTGCCAATGAAGGAGAGGGAGAAGCCCAACGTGGAGGATGGAAGCCGccggagggggagggagagggatcAGCTGCAGAAAGAACAAGAGGAGGCTGCTGCGGCTTCTTCAGGTGGTTCTTCTTCAACAACGGCTTGTCGACGACGGCTGCGGCGGTCGGTGTCCATGGGGAGCCGGCTGGCGAGCGCGGCGCGGGAGCAGAGGGCTCGCCTCTACATCATGCGCCGCTGCGTCTCCATGCTCGTGCTCTGGAAGCACGACGACTagcttagctagctagctagctctaggACTTGTGGCGGGGCCAGCTAGCTAGCACTAGCAGTAGCAGGCTCCTCTTAGTTTCCTCTCTTCATCTAATCGATCTCTTCACTATGTctatgcatgtgtgtgtgtgtgttttagaGTATCCTTGCGGTTGGGTTGTATTCGTAATTCGTGTGCCCCAACTAACTGGAATTCCCTCCTTGAGAGTTGAGACATTGGATCAGCCTCCGATCTGCTGGTGCGGAGCAGGCCCAGGAAAGAAAATCCATTCTACTTGCATGCTGGAATCGCTCGCTCTTTATTAATTTACATACAATCAGGCTTCCAGACACTTTGCACTGCACGCACTCTTCAAAGCTGGGTCAGGTCCTGGGTCTAGGACTAGGACGTAACTGACGGATAATTGAGTGGAGGTAGGATTTGGACAAGATTCAGAAGCAATAGAAGAAGAACAGGGTTCAGACTTGAGACAGAGGTCCAACTTGGGGATTTGATTTCTGTTATCGATTTCGTTACCAGCCTTCAGGCGGTTACAGCACTTATAGTTTCTAATCTGACTGACAGCTTCAGCTTCATGGTTGCATGCAACTACTCTTATAGTTTCTAATCATGTCATGCTgatactagtactagtagtactgTATAATAAGATGATGATGCACAGGGACTGAACACTATGTATACAGGAGGATCCACATCCATACTAGTTATTTTGCCAGATTCAGATGCAGCAGCCTAGAGAGGCCCGCCTATTACATACGGTATGTGATACGTGCCACCATGGAATGGGGAATCGAGATGGATGGATGATGGTCATTTCCTGGATGTCGGCGGTGGGCAGAAGGTGATGAGGTAGCGGCTGGCCTTGCAGCGGTTGAGGGAGGTGGCGTCGTCGTAGGCGTAGCTGTAGGCCTTGGGGCAGACGGCCTTGAAGACGCGGGCGAAGATGGTGGGGCGGCACTTGTCCGGCGACGCGTAGTCCCCCGTGCAGCAGTACCTGTCCCCTCCCATGGCCTTGCAGGCGCTCCGGCAGCCGGCCACCCTGCCCTCCCGGTCCCTGACCTCCAGCGCGGACGGGCAGCAGACGTTGAGGTCCGCCTGGCAGCCGGCCACGCCGCAGCCGGCGCCGCCGCCCACGGGGGCCATGGACACCGGCGCGTTGAAGCCGTCCACCAGCGACACGTCGTAGAAGTGGAGCGGGGACTTTGGGGTGCCCAGCgtcatctccaccaccgtggccGGGGTGGCGCCGGGGCGGCCGTCGCAGCGGAGCACGCCGCCGCAGTCCCCCGTGGCGCACAGCCCCCGCTCGCTGTCGTCGAAGGAGCAGCCGCGGCGCGGCCACACGCGGCCGGACCACCCCAGCGGCACGTCGAAGGCGGCCT
This sequence is a window from Miscanthus floridulus cultivar M001 chromosome 10, ASM1932011v1, whole genome shotgun sequence. Protein-coding genes within it:
- the LOC136485754 gene encoding thaumatin-like protein isoform X1 — encoded protein: MALASNNKPQLHPINIFVTVALLLVTSTNGAGTGNGSGIQLIVVNNCAESIWPGLLGTAGHPTPQSGGFHLAPGDEAAFDVPLGWSGRVWPRRGCSFDDSERGLCATGDCGGVLRCDGRPGATPATVVEMTLGTPKSPLHFYDVSLVDGFNAPVSMAPVGGGAGCGVAGCQADLNVCCPSALEVRDREGRVAGCRSACKAMGGDRYCCTGDYASPDKCRPTIFARVFKAVCPKAYSYAYDDATSLNRCKASRYLITFCPPPTSRK
- the LOC136485754 gene encoding thaumatin-like protein isoform X2, coding for MMAHSDGAGTGNGSGIQLIVVNNCAESIWPGLLGTAGHPTPQSGGFHLAPGDEAAFDVPLGWSGRVWPRRGCSFDDSERGLCATGDCGGVLRCDGRPGATPATVVEMTLGTPKSPLHFYDVSLVDGFNAPVSMAPVGGGAGCGVAGCQADLNVCCPSALEVRDREGRVAGCRSACKAMGGDRYCCTGDYASPDKCRPTIFARVFKAVCPKAYSYAYDDATSLNRCKASRYLITFCPPPTSRK